The Opitutales bacterium ASA1 genome window below encodes:
- the argH gene encoding argininosuccinate lyase, whose product MVKHKQATWGGRFSEGPAELMLRYSESVSFDRRLAPFDIAVNKAHSAMLCKVGLLTPPERDAIHQGLDEIAAQIARGEFTWDTQFEDVHMNIEQALTKRVPAAARLHTARSRNDQIATDVRLFFKHACVEIGERVRALQRAFVALAEANADVLIPGYTHLQRAQPVAVAHHLLAYVEMLERDFERFAAVHDRANVCPLGSGAIAGTTLPIDREFTAKELGFVDSKGRARVTTNSMDAVSDRDVFIEFASACALAGVHLSRLAEDLILWASAEFRFIELPDAFCTGSSLMPQKKNPDAMELLRGKSARLQGNLASLLVMVKGLPLTYNRDLQEDKPPVFDSFDQLCLSLEVAAGTLGGAEFHRDRCAAAVADPALLATDLADWLVLRGVPFREAHHAVGALVGVAEKLGCPLPEVPDSAAKKVHAALVGEWRVVFDLERGMKQRTGVGMPGPARVRAELKRWRRTLEMDATR is encoded by the coding sequence ATGGTCAAGCACAAGCAGGCCACTTGGGGTGGTCGGTTTTCGGAGGGGCCCGCGGAGCTGATGCTGCGCTACAGCGAATCGGTGTCGTTCGACCGCCGACTCGCTCCGTTCGACATCGCCGTGAACAAGGCTCACTCCGCCATGCTGTGCAAGGTGGGGCTGCTCACGCCGCCCGAGCGGGACGCAATCCACCAAGGGCTCGACGAAATCGCCGCGCAGATCGCACGCGGCGAGTTCACGTGGGACACGCAGTTCGAAGACGTCCACATGAACATCGAGCAGGCGTTGACCAAACGCGTACCGGCCGCCGCGCGTCTGCACACCGCGCGGAGCCGCAACGACCAGATCGCCACCGACGTCCGTCTCTTCTTCAAGCACGCGTGCGTCGAGATCGGCGAACGCGTGCGAGCGCTGCAACGCGCGTTCGTCGCGCTCGCGGAGGCGAACGCCGACGTGCTGATCCCCGGCTACACGCACCTGCAACGCGCGCAGCCCGTGGCGGTCGCGCACCACCTGCTCGCCTACGTCGAGATGCTGGAGCGCGATTTCGAGCGCTTCGCGGCCGTGCACGATCGAGCCAACGTCTGCCCGCTCGGCTCGGGTGCGATCGCGGGCACGACGCTGCCGATCGATCGCGAGTTCACCGCCAAGGAGTTGGGCTTCGTCGACTCCAAGGGGCGTGCGCGCGTGACGACGAACTCCATGGACGCCGTCTCGGATCGCGACGTGTTCATCGAATTCGCCTCGGCCTGCGCGCTCGCGGGCGTGCACCTTTCGCGGCTGGCCGAGGATCTCATCCTTTGGGCCAGTGCCGAGTTTCGGTTTATCGAACTGCCCGACGCCTTCTGCACCGGCTCGAGCCTCATGCCGCAGAAGAAGAACCCGGACGCGATGGAATTGCTCCGCGGCAAGTCCGCGCGTCTGCAGGGCAACCTCGCGTCGCTTCTCGTCATGGTCAAAGGCCTGCCGCTCACCTACAACCGCGACCTGCAGGAGGACAAGCCACCGGTCTTCGACAGCTTCGACCAGCTCTGCCTCTCGCTCGAAGTCGCTGCCGGTACGCTCGGCGGCGCGGAGTTTCATCGCGACCGTTGTGCCGCGGCGGTGGCCGATCCGGCGCTGCTCGCGACCGATCTCGCGGACTGGCTGGTGTTGCGCGGCGTGCCGTTTCGCGAGGCACACCATGCGGTGGGTGCGCTCGTCGGCGTGGCGGAAAAGCTCGGCTGCCCGCTGCCGGAGGTGCCGGACTCCGCGGCGAAGAAGGTGCACGCGGCACTCGTCGGCGAGTGGCGCGTGGTGTTCGATCTGGAGCGCGGTATGAAACAACGCACCGGCGTCGGCATGCCCGGTCCGGCGCGCGTGCGCGCGGAGTTGAAGCGCTGGCGGAGGACGTTGGAGATGGACGCGACGCGCTGA
- the mutL gene encoding DNA mismatch repair endonuclease MutL — MGVVRILSDRVANQIAAGEVVERPASIVKELVENSLDAGATRVEIEFRHGGRSYIRVEDNGSGMSRDDALLSLERHATSKIREAADLDRVLSFGFRGEALPSIASVSRFTLRTRDASSEHGTEIVVNGGKVLHVRECGMPVGTRIEVAQLFNSVPARRKFLKSDATEAAHVIQHARLHALAHPGVSFVLQEDGRTLFQSPVCESLAERVAEVFGRQLAHDLLPLVAEEGDLRLHGLVSRPGVARATRQEMVTFVNRRPVDSRTLAYAVLESYHAHLPKGRYPVAFLFLELPPAAVDVNVHPAKREVRFRDETQVRGFAIRTVLGVLRAVRDPVVAAVPVPNPAIAPVPTARPSIAAPSAPASVNAPTASTNPIRLPSSPVAVSSRAAPALPVPSPAALSSYSKTGDEARPVSAPVERSSAPARSGWRVLGDVVGGYSAFETPGGLVILDRVAASERVWFERLQRARGDAPIASQRLLLPVPLELDPVGAAVVGEHGAHLAAVGLAIEPFGRDFFRIEAIPAWLEPGQADGFVRDLVALLAAGRGERRDASRLRDELARAAAGRAATPASRTMNAEELERLVVDLLRCDVPHTSPAGRPVFIEINASELARRFHKQSLPRVVAED, encoded by the coding sequence ATGGGAGTCGTTCGCATCCTTTCCGACCGTGTCGCCAACCAGATCGCCGCCGGCGAGGTGGTGGAGCGGCCGGCTTCGATCGTGAAGGAACTGGTCGAGAACTCGCTCGACGCCGGTGCCACGCGAGTGGAGATCGAGTTCCGACACGGCGGTCGCTCCTACATCCGCGTCGAGGACAACGGCAGCGGGATGTCGCGCGACGACGCCCTCCTCAGTCTGGAGCGGCACGCCACGAGCAAGATCCGCGAGGCGGCCGACCTCGATCGGGTGCTCAGCTTCGGTTTTCGGGGCGAGGCGTTGCCCTCGATCGCGAGCGTGTCGCGCTTCACCTTGCGCACGCGCGACGCATCCTCGGAGCACGGCACGGAGATCGTCGTCAACGGCGGCAAGGTGCTGCACGTGCGCGAGTGCGGCATGCCGGTGGGGACGCGGATCGAGGTGGCGCAGTTGTTCAACTCCGTGCCGGCGCGGCGCAAGTTTCTGAAGAGCGACGCGACGGAGGCGGCGCACGTGATCCAGCACGCGCGGTTGCACGCGCTCGCGCATCCGGGCGTGTCGTTCGTGTTGCAGGAGGACGGGCGCACGCTCTTCCAGTCGCCCGTGTGCGAGAGTCTCGCCGAGCGCGTGGCGGAGGTCTTCGGCCGGCAGCTCGCGCACGACCTTCTGCCGCTCGTGGCCGAGGAGGGCGACCTGCGCCTGCACGGACTCGTGAGCCGTCCGGGCGTCGCGCGGGCCACGCGGCAGGAGATGGTGACGTTCGTCAACCGGCGGCCGGTCGACAGCCGGACGCTCGCCTACGCTGTGTTGGAGTCGTACCACGCGCACCTTCCCAAGGGGCGCTATCCGGTGGCGTTTCTCTTTCTCGAACTCCCGCCTGCGGCGGTGGACGTGAACGTGCATCCCGCAAAGCGCGAGGTGCGGTTTCGTGACGAAACGCAGGTCCGCGGCTTCGCCATCCGCACCGTGCTCGGCGTGCTCCGCGCGGTGCGCGATCCGGTCGTCGCAGCGGTGCCCGTGCCGAATCCCGCAATCGCGCCGGTGCCCACGGCTCGGCCCTCGATCGCGGCTCCGTCCGCTCCGGCTTCGGTCAACGCACCGACTGCATCCACGAATCCGATACGGCTTCCGTCTTCGCCTGTGGCAGTATCCTCGCGCGCTGCGCCGGCGTTGCCGGTTCCGTCCCCGGCCGCGCTTTCGTCGTATTCGAAAACTGGTGACGAGGCTCGACCCGTTTCCGCACCGGTGGAGCGATCGTCCGCCCCGGCGCGCTCCGGCTGGCGTGTGCTGGGCGACGTGGTCGGCGGCTACAGTGCGTTCGAAACGCCCGGCGGGCTCGTGATCCTCGACCGCGTCGCCGCCTCGGAGCGCGTGTGGTTCGAGCGTCTGCAACGCGCGCGCGGCGACGCACCGATCGCGAGTCAGCGGCTCCTGTTGCCCGTGCCGCTCGAACTCGATCCCGTCGGTGCGGCGGTCGTCGGCGAGCACGGCGCGCACCTCGCCGCCGTCGGTCTGGCGATCGAGCCTTTCGGCCGCGACTTCTTCCGCATCGAAGCGATCCCCGCGTGGCTCGAACCGGGACAGGCCGACGGCTTCGTGCGCGATCTCGTCGCGCTGCTCGCGGCCGGACGCGGCGAGCGCCGCGATGCCTCGCGACTGCGCGACGAACTCGCACGCGCCGCGGCCGGCCGCGCCGCGACACCGGCGTCGCGCACGATGAACGCCGAGGAGTTGGAGCGCCTCGTGGTCGATCTGTTGCGTTGCGACGTGCCGCACACTTCGCCCGCCGGCCGGCCCGTTTTCATCGAGATCAACGCGTCCGAACTCGCTCGGCGCTTCCACAAGCAGTCGCTCCCGCGCGTCGTGGCGGAGGATTGA